The genomic segment TCTTGTCCGTATTGCCTGTGATCTCGAACACAAAGCTCTCGGTGGTGGCGTCGATCACCCGGGCGCGGAACGCATCCGCCAGCCGGAGCGCCTCGACCCGATGCTCGCCCTGTCCGCGCACTTTCACCATCGCCAGCTCGCGCTCGATCGAGCGCTTGGTCTGGGTCATGTCGACGACCTGATACACCGGGATCATGCGGTCGAGCTGGTTCTTGATCTGCGCGATCACCATCGGCGTGCCCGTGGTGACGATGGTGATCCGAGAGAGGTGCTTCTGAGCCTCGGTCTCCGAGACCGTGAGGCTCTCGATGTTGTAGCCGCGCCCCGAGAACAGGCCGATGACGCGCGCGAGCACGCCCGGCTCGTTCTGCACGAGCACCGCAAGCGTATGCGTCTCGTTGGGATCGTGACGGTCCTCGATGAAATAGGCGGATGCGGGCTGGTTCATTGTCGTCCCCTCTTGTCTCTCCGTCACGCCATCGCTGGCGCGTCCGTCCCGACCCAACAGCGGAACAGATCGAAATCGATATTGCCGCCGGACAGCACGAGACCGACGCGCCTGCCCTTCAGCTTGCTCTTTTCCTGCAGCGCCGCGGCCAGCGCGGCTGCGCCGGCGCCTTCGGCGAGATTATGCGTATCGGTCCAGTAGGCGCGGATCGCGGCGGCGACCTCGTCGTCGGTGACCTCTACGATGCGCGAGGCGCCCTTGCGGATCAGCGCGAACGCATCCTCGTCGGGGATGCGCGTTGCCATGCCGTCGGCGCGCGTGTTGCTGGTCTCGGTCGTCACGATTTTTCCGGCCGCGAACGACAGCGCATAGGACGGCGCTTCCGTCGACTGTACGCCGACGATCTCGGTCTTCAGGCCGAGCAGG from the Bradyrhizobium sp. WBAH42 genome contains:
- the ilvN gene encoding acetolactate synthase small subunit, encoding MNQPASAYFIEDRHDPNETHTLAVLVQNEPGVLARVIGLFSGRGYNIESLTVSETEAQKHLSRITIVTTGTPMVIAQIKNQLDRMIPVYQVVDMTQTKRSIERELAMVKVRGQGEHRVEALRLADAFRARVIDATTESFVFEITGNTDKINQYIDLMRPLGLVEVSRTGVAAIGRGPEGM